The following DNA comes from Capsicum annuum cultivar UCD-10X-F1 chromosome 7, UCD10Xv1.1, whole genome shotgun sequence.
tcacTGCTTTTATGatcgatatatattttgtatttttgtaaactattgctacaaaaatacaaatacatacaaatacatatgctacaaaatgtaatttgataaaagtgttattattttttataatttaatacgtAAGTATGCTAcattatgtattttttccatggaaaaatactataattaaagacccaagaatatatatctattttctgaatataaaaaaataataaaagtaattagaaagtagattataagtaatatttttttatgtataaaaaattaaaattatatatgtattagtcGGTtctgtttgattttattttttctaataccaaATCAAACTAAGAATGATCGGTTTTATTTtaccaacaccaaaccaatcaaaccaaattatAAGTTAGTTTTTTTCCTCGATTTAATTTGATTCATCGGTTCGATTTGATTTGATTCATCAATTTGATTTAACTTAACGATTAATGATTAAACTTACTGACTTAGACCCAAACGTGTCATTATGTGAAGTTGTATAGTCATTAAATATGATTTGTCATTATATTAAATGCTTGATTATATTTAACTTATTTCTATATGGGACCTTCTACATGATAGGATGGGATAAGACCAAAACATTTTGGAAAGTATTAAAGATTGATCGATTGGAAGCTTCAGAGCTAATCACTCATGAAGATCCTACCACATTCAGAATCTGAAAGCATAGACCTCCTAAATAGAATACATGAGAGAAACAAGTCTACTGGAGGGCTTAAATTCGTTTCCCGCTGCTATGGGATTATTGGTATATTTTGCATTCAAAGTGTCATCCATTAACAGATGTGTGATAATATGTCATACAACTAATGTTTCCTTTTTTGTTCTAGGTTTTATAAAGTTTTCGGGACCTTATTACATTTTGGTCATTACGGAAAGAAGGAAAATTGGAAAGATATGCTGTCATCCTATTTACGCTATCACTAAGAACGAGATGCTCCCAGTTCAAAATTCTACTGTGCTTTCCGATATGGCTTATTCTATGGATGAAAACAGGTCTTTAGTCAATTCTGCATGCCAGTGTAAATTGTCCATAGTTCTTTTTAGGAAAGCATTATAATGCAATGAAAACACttctaatttttttgtatatttatgagaCCTGTTATctatttggttttattttttgttttaatattcTTCTATTTGCTTACTATTAAATTTTGCATTTTGTCAGAAGTCCTAAGTTGTTGAGGTAGTTGCTATACTATTTTACCAATACACCTTGTAACGTGTTCGCTGTCCAATGAATTTCACGTTGATCGAGTCACTCAGATGTTCATGGGATGAGTACACTTCGAATGTTTATAGTTGAGCTTTTTGTAGCTAAGTCGTTCATAGAGCCCATTGCCAGTTCATTTCCTGAAAGTATACAGTGGTGTTCTGATGTTATTTTTTACATGTTGAAAGAGACAAGGTATCTTCAGGACACCAGGTGTCAAATAGAATATTCTAGAAGGAGGTAGTTCTTAGATATTTTGTATATCTTTCATAGCCTATATAAGGTACAATATCAGATTGTAacacatgattttgatgatgaataaaGCTTACAACTTCACTCTCTCATTTCTTCTTCCTTGTTCATGAATCATCGAGCTGTGATGCTTGATTTTCACAGTAGTTAAAACACGCCCCCTCAAGCTGCAGGGTGTAATATATTTAGCACACCAAGCTTGCCTAATAAATGAGCATGTTTAGCTTGGCTTAGCCCTTTAGTAAGAAGGTCAGCCACTTGGTCCTGAGAGTGAACATGTAAAGCTTGTATCAGTCCACTTTTGATCTTGTCCCTATGAAATGGCAGTTAATCTCTATGTGTTTTGTTCTCTCATGAAACACAGGATTGTCGGCCAACTGAATTGCTGAATTGCTATCACTGAAGACTGATATGGGTAAGGTAATGGGAACCTTGAGTTCCTGAAACAAACCAAATAACCAAGTTATCTCTGCAACTGCTGAAGCCATGCTTCTGTACTCAGCTTCGGCAGAACTCCTGGAAACAGTGTGTTGTTTCTTGTTTCTTGGACT
Coding sequences within:
- the LOC124885573 gene encoding phosphoinositide phosphatase SAC2-like, whose translation is MKILPHSESESIDLLNRIHERNKSTGGLKFVSRCYGIIGFIKFSGPYYILVITERRKIGKICCHPIYAITKNEMLPVQNSTVLSDMAYSMDENRRISELRKLECPKVLEDVMYILIVFSEIGVHLVLKLSNCMYNGRLEIWPRKDWELESIHKVEVL